A genomic region of Streptomyces sp. NBC_00247 contains the following coding sequences:
- a CDS encoding UDP-N-acetylmuramoyl-tripeptide--D-alanyl-D-alanine ligase, with amino-acid sequence MIALSLAEIAEIVGGQPHDIPDTSVVVDGPVVIDSRKVERGSLFAAFVGEQVDGHDYATGAVAAGAAAVLATRPVGVPAIVVADVVAALGSLARHVVVDRLGLPVVALTGSAGKTSTKDLIAQLMERMGPTVYPVGNLNNEIGLPVTALRATEETQHLVLEMGARYIGDIRYLTGLVPPRIGLVLNVGTAHIGEFGGREQIAQAKGEMVESLPEDGVAVLNADDPLVRAMSSRTKARVLLFGEAPEADVRGENVRLTADGHPAFSLHTPTGCSEVTMRLYGEHHVSNALAAAAVAHELGMPVHEIAEALSEAGTLSRWRMEVTERPDGVTVVNDAYNANPESMRAALRALAAMGRGRRTWAVLGQMAELGDESLSEHDAVGRLAVRLNVSKLVAVGGREASWLQLGAYNEGSWGEESVHVSDAQAAVDLLRSELRPGDVVLVKASRSVGLEMVAQALLENSTEGEVTGR; translated from the coding sequence GTGATCGCCCTTTCCCTCGCCGAGATCGCCGAAATCGTCGGCGGGCAGCCGCACGACATACCGGACACCTCGGTCGTCGTCGACGGCCCGGTCGTCATCGACTCCCGGAAGGTGGAGCGAGGCAGCCTGTTCGCCGCGTTCGTCGGTGAACAGGTCGACGGCCACGACTACGCCACCGGAGCCGTGGCGGCCGGCGCCGCCGCGGTGCTGGCCACCCGTCCCGTCGGGGTGCCCGCGATCGTCGTCGCCGACGTCGTGGCCGCGCTCGGCTCCCTCGCCCGCCACGTCGTCGTCGACCGCCTCGGGCTGCCCGTCGTCGCCCTCACCGGCTCGGCGGGCAAGACCTCCACCAAGGACCTCATCGCCCAGCTCATGGAGCGCATGGGGCCGACCGTCTACCCGGTGGGCAACCTCAACAACGAGATCGGCCTGCCGGTCACGGCGCTCCGCGCCACCGAGGAGACCCAGCACCTCGTGCTGGAGATGGGTGCCCGCTACATCGGCGACATCCGCTACCTCACCGGACTCGTCCCGCCCCGGATCGGGCTCGTCCTCAACGTCGGCACCGCCCACATCGGCGAGTTCGGCGGCCGGGAACAGATCGCCCAGGCCAAGGGCGAGATGGTCGAGTCGCTCCCCGAGGACGGTGTGGCCGTCCTCAACGCCGACGATCCGCTCGTGCGCGCCATGTCCTCCCGTACCAAAGCGCGGGTCCTCCTCTTCGGAGAGGCGCCCGAAGCGGACGTACGGGGAGAGAACGTACGTCTCACAGCGGACGGACACCCCGCATTCAGCCTCCACACACCCACCGGGTGCAGCGAGGTGACCATGCGCCTGTACGGTGAGCACCACGTGTCGAACGCGCTCGCCGCAGCCGCCGTCGCCCATGAGTTGGGCATGCCCGTACACGAGATCGCCGAGGCGCTCTCCGAGGCGGGCACCCTCTCCCGCTGGCGCATGGAGGTCACCGAGCGTCCGGACGGTGTGACGGTCGTCAACGACGCCTACAACGCGAACCCCGAATCCATGAGAGCCGCACTCCGTGCGCTGGCCGCCATGGGCAGGGGCCGGCGGACCTGGGCGGTGCTCGGTCAGATGGCCGAGCTCGGTGACGAGTCGCTCTCCGAGCACGACGCGGTCGGACGGCTCGCCGTCCGGCTCAACGTCAGCAAGCTCGTCGCGGTCGGGGGAAGAGAAGCCTCCTGGCTGCAACTGGGCGCTTACAACGAGGGTTCGTGGGGTGAGGAGTCGGTGCACGTGTCCGACGCACAGGCGGCCGTCGACCTGTTGCGCAGTGAACTGCGCCCGGGAGACGTCGTGCTGGTGAAGGCGTCCCGGTCGGTCGGCCTGGAGATGGTTGCCCAGGCGCTGCTGGAGAACTCGACCGAAGGCGAGGTCACCGGCCGATGA
- a CDS encoding peptidoglycan D,D-transpeptidase FtsI family protein: MPSKEPPRRRVPGPARPRGAAGGTGRPRPAARPEARRPRPSSGRPGRPAPRSLRLGNPRPRLRLVSLGLTLVMLVFVARLLQVQAVDAHAYSAKAKENRYLEYTVAAERGEITDRNGIALATSVDAYDITADPKMFTPAESKISDAPEQAAALLAPILGKDAATLTAQLSKPGSRYTVLARRQTPQVWKQIKDLKSVLADKAAENGGKGTSALAGVFQEPTTKRVYPNGDLAAGILGFVNADGKGGGGLESQLNEELAGQDGKIRYAQSGGRRVPTAGAKEIPAVEGTDVELTIDRDIQWAAQRAISEQVEASKADGGYVVVQNTRTGELLAMANAPGFDPNDLSTVGAGSLGNAALQDVYEPGSTAKVMSMAAVLEEGAATPLTHVTVPNRLHRGDRLFKDDIDHKTWELTLNGVLAKSSNIGTILATGQLGKTQPEANKVLYSYLRKFGIGRPTGLGYPGESAGILAEPQDWSTSQQYTIPFGQGLSLNAVQAASVYSTIANGGVRIAPTLVRGTKGADGRYTQAAKPEETRVVSEKTAKELSTMLESVVGDEEGTGTKARIPGYRVAGKTGTANRVDPVSGVYDGYTASFAGFAPADDPQITVYCAIQNPTKGDYFGGQICGPIYKKVMEFALKTLQTEPSGTKSPGLPVYFQAGG; the protein is encoded by the coding sequence GTGCCGTCCAAGGAACCGCCGCGCCGCCGTGTGCCCGGCCCCGCCCGCCCCCGAGGGGCCGCGGGCGGGACGGGACGCCCCCGGCCCGCCGCCCGCCCCGAGGCCCGCCGCCCGCGCCCCTCGTCCGGCCGGCCCGGCCGCCCGGCACCGCGCTCCCTGCGCCTCGGCAACCCGCGCCCCCGGCTGCGCCTGGTCAGCCTCGGACTGACCCTCGTCATGCTGGTGTTCGTGGCGCGGCTCCTCCAGGTCCAGGCCGTCGACGCGCACGCGTACTCGGCCAAGGCCAAGGAGAACCGCTACCTGGAGTACACCGTCGCCGCCGAGCGCGGGGAGATCACCGACCGCAACGGGATCGCGCTGGCCACCAGCGTCGACGCGTACGACATCACCGCCGACCCGAAGATGTTCACCCCGGCCGAGAGCAAGATCTCCGACGCCCCCGAGCAGGCGGCCGCCCTGCTCGCGCCGATCCTCGGCAAGGACGCGGCCACGCTCACCGCCCAGCTGTCCAAGCCCGGGAGCCGCTACACCGTGCTCGCCCGGCGGCAGACCCCGCAGGTCTGGAAGCAGATCAAGGACCTGAAGTCGGTCCTCGCGGACAAGGCGGCCGAGAACGGCGGGAAGGGCACCAGCGCGCTCGCGGGTGTCTTCCAGGAGCCGACGACCAAGCGGGTCTATCCGAACGGCGACCTCGCCGCCGGGATACTGGGATTCGTCAACGCCGACGGCAAGGGCGGCGGCGGTCTGGAGTCCCAGCTGAACGAGGAGCTCGCCGGCCAGGACGGGAAGATCCGGTACGCCCAGTCCGGCGGCCGCCGGGTGCCGACCGCCGGTGCCAAGGAGATCCCGGCCGTCGAAGGCACGGACGTCGAGCTGACCATCGACCGGGACATCCAGTGGGCCGCCCAGCGGGCCATCTCCGAGCAGGTCGAGGCGTCCAAGGCGGACGGCGGTTACGTCGTCGTGCAGAACACCAGGACCGGCGAGCTGCTGGCCATGGCCAACGCCCCCGGCTTCGACCCGAACGACCTCTCCACCGTCGGTGCCGGCTCGCTGGGCAACGCGGCGCTCCAGGACGTCTACGAGCCCGGCTCCACCGCCAAGGTCATGTCCATGGCCGCCGTGCTGGAGGAGGGGGCCGCCACTCCTCTCACGCACGTCACCGTGCCCAACCGGCTGCACCGCGGGGACCGGCTCTTCAAGGACGACATCGACCACAAGACCTGGGAACTCACGCTCAACGGCGTCCTCGCCAAGTCCAGCAACATCGGCACCATCCTGGCGACCGGTCAGCTGGGCAAGACCCAGCCCGAGGCGAACAAGGTCCTCTACTCCTACCTGCGCAAGTTCGGCATCGGCCGCCCCACCGGCCTCGGCTACCCCGGCGAGTCGGCGGGCATCCTCGCCGAGCCCCAGGACTGGTCGACCTCCCAGCAGTACACGATCCCGTTCGGCCAAGGACTCTCGCTCAACGCCGTCCAGGCGGCTTCGGTCTACTCGACGATCGCCAACGGCGGGGTACGGATCGCCCCCACGCTCGTACGCGGCACCAAGGGCGCCGACGGCCGGTACACGCAGGCGGCGAAGCCCGAGGAGACCCGGGTGGTCAGCGAGAAGACCGCCAAGGAACTCTCCACCATGCTGGAGTCCGTCGTCGGCGACGAGGAGGGCACCGGAACCAAGGCGCGCATCCCCGGCTACCGGGTGGCGGGCAAGACCGGTACCGCCAACCGGGTGGACCCGGTCAGTGGCGTGTACGACGGCTACACCGCCTCCTTCGCCGGCTTCGCGCCGGCCGACGACCCGCAGATCACCGTCTACTGCGCGATCCAGAACCCCACCAAGGGCGACTACTTCGGCGGCCAGATCTGCGGGCCGATCTACAAGAAGGTCATGGAGTTCGCGCTGAAGACCCTCCAGACCGAGCCGAGCGGCACCAAGTCGCCCGGCCTGCCGGTCTACTTCCAGGCGGGCGGCTGA
- a CDS encoding FtsB family cell division protein has protein sequence MNGPAAPLKGRAARLARLMPSAPSNAARTPFMLLVVVLLGGGLICLLLLNSALNEGSFRLSELRKQTTDLTDEEQALQRDVDGYSQPDALERRARELGMVPGGSPAFLNPDGTVRGVPAEVTADPAPTPTPSPADTPAAAGEPAGAEEPAATGEPQAAGAGATASPSAGASPLTTAATLADSTSEDSATTDAATTTTPTSPGR, from the coding sequence GTGAACGGACCGGCCGCACCGCTGAAGGGACGCGCCGCCCGGCTCGCCCGGCTGATGCCGTCGGCGCCGAGCAACGCGGCCCGTACCCCCTTCATGCTGCTGGTCGTGGTCCTCCTCGGCGGCGGGCTGATCTGTCTCCTGCTGCTGAACTCCGCGCTCAACGAGGGCTCGTTCCGCCTCAGCGAGCTGCGGAAGCAGACGACCGACCTCACCGACGAGGAGCAGGCGCTCCAGCGGGACGTGGACGGTTACTCGCAGCCCGACGCGCTGGAGCGGCGGGCCAGGGAGCTGGGCATGGTCCCCGGCGGCAGCCCCGCCTTCCTGAACCCGGACGGCACGGTGCGGGGCGTGCCCGCCGAGGTCACCGCCGACCCGGCACCCACGCCCACCCCGTCCCCGGCGGACACCCCCGCGGCCGCCGGAGAGCCCGCCGGCGCCGAAGAGCCGGCGGCCACCGGGGAACCTCAGGCCGCCGGAGCCGGGGCGACCGCGAGCCCGTCCGCCGGAGCCTCGCCCCTCACCACGGCCGCCACCCTCGCGGACTCCACCTCCGAGGACTCCGCCACGACCGACGCCGCGACGACCACGACCCCGACGAGCCCCGGCAGGTGA
- a CDS encoding beta-class carbonic anhydrase, producing MSTSAQSPSAADPASPDAPRTGSTVTDRLVAANGQYAGAFTDPGMDARPVQKVAVVACMDARIDLHAALGLELGDCHTIRNAGGVVTDDVIRSLTISQRALGTRSVILIHHTTCGLESLTEDFRHELELEVGQRPVWAVESFSDVDQDVRQSIQRVRTSPFLPHTDDVRGFVFDVTTGLLREISPAS from the coding sequence ATGTCGACTTCCGCACAGTCCCCCTCCGCCGCCGACCCCGCCTCCCCGGACGCGCCCCGTACGGGCAGCACCGTCACGGACCGCCTGGTGGCGGCGAACGGCCAGTACGCGGGTGCCTTCACCGACCCGGGCATGGACGCCCGTCCGGTCCAGAAGGTCGCCGTGGTCGCCTGCATGGACGCACGTATCGACCTGCACGCCGCGCTGGGCCTGGAACTCGGCGACTGCCACACCATCCGCAACGCGGGCGGTGTGGTCACCGACGACGTGATCCGGTCGCTCACCATCAGCCAGCGGGCGCTGGGCACCCGCAGCGTCATACTGATCCACCACACCACCTGCGGTCTCGAATCGCTGACGGAGGACTTCCGCCACGAGCTGGAGCTGGAGGTCGGCCAGCGGCCGGTGTGGGCCGTGGAGTCCTTCTCCGACGTCGACCAGGACGTGCGCCAGTCGATCCAGCGGGTCCGCACCTCACCGTTCCTTCCGCACACCGACGACGTCCGGGGCTTCGTCTTCGACGTCACGACCGGTCTGCTGCGCGAGATCTCCCCGGCCTCCTGA
- a CDS encoding AAA family ATPase, translating to MTTYDERANLTDLTATTERVRGSVERVIEGKPEVVRIALTVLLAEGHLLIEDVPGVGKTMLAKALARSIDCSVRRIQFTPDLLPSDITGVSVFDQQRKDFEFKPGAIFAQIVIGDEINRASPKTQSALLESMEERQVTTDGQTYALPDPFMVVATQNPVEMEGTYPLPEAQRDRFMARVSMGYPSLDAELRMLDVHGGVPPLDDLQPVAHAHDIVKLIDAVRSVHVAESVRRYTVELVQATRSHPDLRLGASPRASLHLLRAAKAAAALDGRDYALPDDVQALAVPVLAHRLLPTAQAQLNRRTAEQVVQEILRRTPVPTSPDSVATAPRVPPYPQGGPAYAPGARRP from the coding sequence GTGACCACCTATGACGAGCGAGCGAACCTCACAGATCTGACCGCCACGACGGAGCGGGTGCGCGGGTCGGTGGAGCGCGTGATCGAGGGCAAGCCCGAGGTCGTGCGGATCGCGCTGACCGTCCTGCTCGCCGAGGGTCACCTGCTGATCGAGGACGTGCCCGGGGTCGGCAAGACCATGCTGGCCAAGGCACTGGCCCGGTCCATCGACTGTTCGGTGCGCCGTATCCAGTTCACTCCCGACCTGCTGCCTTCGGACATCACCGGCGTGTCCGTCTTCGACCAGCAGCGCAAGGACTTCGAGTTCAAGCCGGGCGCCATCTTCGCCCAGATCGTGATCGGCGACGAGATCAACCGCGCGTCGCCCAAGACGCAGTCCGCGCTCCTGGAGTCGATGGAGGAGCGGCAGGTCACGACCGACGGGCAGACCTACGCCCTGCCCGACCCCTTCATGGTCGTCGCGACCCAGAACCCGGTCGAGATGGAGGGCACCTACCCGCTGCCGGAGGCGCAGCGCGACCGGTTCATGGCCCGGGTGTCCATGGGGTACCCCAGCCTGGATGCCGAGCTGCGGATGCTCGACGTGCACGGCGGGGTCCCGCCGCTGGACGACCTCCAGCCGGTGGCCCACGCGCACGACATCGTGAAGCTGATCGACGCCGTCCGCTCGGTGCACGTGGCCGAGTCGGTACGGCGGTACACCGTCGAACTGGTCCAGGCCACCCGCAGCCACCCCGACCTGCGCCTCGGCGCCTCCCCCCGGGCCAGTCTGCACCTGCTGCGCGCGGCGAAGGCGGCGGCGGCCCTCGACGGCCGGGACTACGCGCTGCCCGACGACGTCCAGGCGCTCGCGGTGCCGGTGCTGGCCCACCGTCTGCTGCCCACCGCGCAGGCGCAGCTGAACCGCCGCACGGCGGAGCAGGTGGTGCAGGAGATCCTGCGGCGCACGCCCGTACCCACCTCGCCGGACTCGGTGGCCACTGCCCCGCGGGTGCCTCCGTACCCGCAGGGCGGTCCCGCGTACGCGCCCGGCGCACGGCGGCCGTGA
- a CDS encoding UDP-N-acetylmuramoyl-L-alanyl-D-glutamate--2,6-diaminopimelate ligase, which yields MTTITPDPGNRNEKFRNPGPSLRERPGQPGTLTAVPHADQYRITQKDAPVNYPGAPRPERLRPTPLGEPAARLGLELPTEVEVTGITHDSRAVRPGDVYAALPGARLHGADFAAQAAGLGAVAVLTDPAGAGRAASTGLPVLVAEDPRAVMGHLAAEIYDRPGAGLLQIGITGTSGKTTTAYLVEGGLRRAGRSTGLIGTVETRIGDERIKSERTTPEATDLQALFAVMRERGVDAVAMEVSSHALVLGRVDGCVFDVAVFNNLSPEHMEFHSGMEDYFQAKAQLFTPERSRRGVVNYDDAYGRRLVTEAGVPVTTFSAEGHPDADWRAEDVEVGPQDSTFTVVGPAGERITARAPLPGPFNVANSLAAIVTLAVAGVDPQTAADGVAAVPGVPGRLERVDAGQPYLAVVDYAHKTDAVESVLRSLRKVTQGRVHVVLGCGGDRDTTKRGPMGAAAARLADTAVLTSDNPRSEDPLGILSAMLAGAAEVPAHERGDVLVDADRAAAVAAAVARALPGDTVLVAGKGHEQGQDVHGVVRPFDDRQVLRAAIERSLGRSGATDSQAHEAHHENNSQG from the coding sequence GTGACAACCATCACCCCCGATCCGGGGAACCGGAACGAGAAGTTCCGCAACCCCGGCCCCTCGCTTCGCGAGAGGCCGGGTCAGCCCGGTACGCTCACCGCCGTGCCCCACGCTGATCAGTACCGAATCACCCAGAAGGACGCGCCCGTGAACTACCCGGGAGCGCCCCGACCGGAACGGCTCCGGCCGACACCCCTCGGCGAGCCGGCGGCCCGCCTGGGCCTCGAACTGCCCACGGAGGTCGAGGTCACCGGCATCACCCACGACTCCCGGGCGGTCCGTCCCGGTGACGTGTACGCGGCTCTGCCGGGTGCCAGGCTGCACGGCGCCGACTTCGCCGCCCAAGCGGCCGGACTGGGCGCCGTCGCGGTCCTCACCGACCCCGCGGGCGCCGGCCGGGCCGCCTCCACCGGGCTGCCGGTGCTGGTCGCCGAGGACCCGCGCGCCGTCATGGGACACCTCGCCGCCGAGATCTACGACCGCCCCGGTGCCGGCCTGCTCCAGATCGGCATCACCGGGACCTCCGGCAAGACCACCACCGCGTACCTCGTCGAGGGCGGGCTGCGCCGCGCCGGCCGCTCCACCGGGCTCATCGGCACCGTCGAGACGCGCATCGGCGACGAGCGGATCAAGTCCGAGCGCACCACCCCCGAGGCCACCGACCTGCAGGCCCTCTTCGCGGTCATGCGCGAACGCGGCGTCGACGCCGTCGCCATGGAGGTCTCCAGCCACGCACTGGTACTGGGCCGGGTCGACGGCTGCGTCTTCGACGTCGCCGTCTTCAACAACCTCAGCCCGGAACACATGGAGTTCCACTCCGGCATGGAGGACTACTTCCAGGCCAAGGCCCAGCTGTTCACCCCGGAGCGCAGCAGGCGAGGGGTCGTCAACTACGACGACGCCTACGGCCGCAGGCTCGTCACCGAGGCCGGCGTTCCGGTCACCACCTTCTCCGCCGAGGGCCACCCCGACGCCGACTGGCGCGCCGAGGACGTCGAAGTGGGCCCGCAGGACAGCACGTTCACCGTAGTCGGCCCCGCAGGCGAGCGCATCACCGCCCGGGCGCCGCTGCCCGGCCCGTTCAACGTGGCCAACAGCCTCGCCGCGATCGTCACGCTGGCCGTCGCCGGGGTCGACCCGCAGACCGCCGCCGACGGCGTCGCGGCCGTACCCGGCGTTCCCGGCCGGCTGGAGCGGGTCGACGCGGGGCAGCCGTACCTCGCCGTCGTCGACTACGCGCACAAGACGGACGCCGTGGAATCGGTGCTCCGCTCGCTGCGCAAGGTCACCCAGGGCCGGGTGCACGTCGTGCTCGGCTGCGGCGGAGACCGCGACACCACCAAGCGGGGGCCGATGGGCGCGGCAGCCGCCCGCCTCGCCGACACCGCCGTACTGACCTCCGACAACCCCCGCTCCGAGGACCCGCTGGGGATTCTCTCCGCGATGCTCGCGGGCGCCGCCGAGGTGCCCGCGCACGAACGCGGTGACGTCCTCGTCGACGCGGACCGCGCCGCCGCCGTCGCGGCGGCCGTCGCCCGCGCGCTTCCCGGCGACACCGTCCTCGTCGCCGGCAAGGGCCACGAGCAGGGGCAGGACGTCCACGGGGTGGTACGCCCCTTCGACGACCGCCAGGTCCTGCGCGCGGCCATCGAACGGTCCCTGGGGCGCTCCGGCGCCACCGACTCGCAAGCCCACGAAGCCCACCACGAGAACAACAGTCAGGGATGA
- the rsmH gene encoding 16S rRNA (cytosine(1402)-N(4))-methyltransferase RsmH, which produces MSQTRHVPVMLQRCLDLLAPALRREGGTPPVVVDCTLGLGGHSEALLTAFPEVRLVALDRDKEALRLSGERLAPYGDRATLVHAVYDELPEVLDRLGIPKVQGVLFDLGVSSMQLDEADRGFAYAQDAPLDMRMDQTTGIGAAEVLNTYPPGELVRILRAYGEEKQAKRIVSAVVREREKEPFTNSARLVELIRDSLPQAAKRTGGNPAKRTFQALRIEVNGELTVLENAVPAAVASLAVGGRIAVLSYHSLEDRLVKQVFAAGAANTAPPGLPVVPEKYQPRLKLLTRGAELPTEEEVAENRRAAPARLRGAERIREEER; this is translated from the coding sequence TTGAGCCAGACCCGACACGTCCCGGTGATGCTCCAGCGATGCCTGGACCTGTTGGCCCCGGCGCTGCGGAGGGAGGGCGGCACCCCACCGGTGGTCGTCGACTGCACCCTCGGACTCGGCGGACACAGCGAGGCCCTGCTCACCGCCTTCCCCGAAGTACGGCTGGTCGCGCTCGACCGGGACAAGGAGGCACTCCGGCTCTCCGGCGAGCGCCTCGCCCCGTACGGCGACCGCGCCACCCTGGTGCACGCGGTCTACGACGAACTGCCCGAGGTGCTGGACCGGCTCGGCATCCCCAAGGTCCAGGGCGTCCTCTTCGACCTCGGCGTCTCCTCCATGCAGCTGGACGAGGCCGACCGGGGATTCGCGTACGCCCAGGACGCGCCGCTCGACATGCGCATGGACCAGACCACCGGGATCGGCGCGGCGGAGGTCCTCAACACCTACCCGCCGGGCGAACTGGTCCGCATCCTGCGCGCGTACGGCGAGGAGAAGCAGGCCAAGCGGATCGTCTCGGCCGTCGTGCGCGAGCGCGAGAAGGAACCGTTCACCAACAGCGCGCGGCTGGTCGAACTGATCCGTGACTCCCTGCCGCAGGCCGCCAAGCGCACCGGCGGCAACCCGGCCAAGCGCACCTTCCAGGCGCTGCGCATCGAGGTGAACGGCGAACTCACGGTCCTGGAGAACGCCGTCCCCGCCGCGGTCGCGTCCCTCGCGGTCGGCGGCCGGATCGCCGTGCTGTCGTACCACTCGCTGGAGGACCGGCTGGTCAAGCAGGTGTTCGCGGCGGGCGCCGCGAACACCGCGCCGCCGGGACTGCCCGTGGTACCCGAGAAGTACCAGCCCCGCCTGAAGCTCCTCACCCGGGGTGCGGAGCTGCCCACCGAAGAGGAGGTCGCCGAGAACCGGCGGGCCGCCCCGGCCCGGCTGCGCGGCGCCGAACGCATCCGCGAGGAGGAGCGGTGA
- a CDS encoding DUF58 domain-containing protein: MADAQRGPGPRGGAAGDTPDDGRGTLRAAMGGLTTRGRSFLAAGIAAAVCAWVLGQADLLRVGMLLAVLPLVCAAALHRTRYRVVGTRRLSPSRVPAGSEARVHLRVDNASRLPSGLLMLQDRVPYVLGPRPRFVLDRVEPGGRREVSYRVRSDLRGRYPLGPLQLRLADPFGMCELTRSFSAHDTLVVIPRTQALPPLRLTGAASGYGDGRQRSLAQAGEDDVLPRGYRHGDDLRRVHWRSTARYGELMVRREEQPQRARASVLLDTRRAAFRGAGPESAFEWAVSAAASALAHLVERGFAVRLLTDEGGAVAGDGGPDGFSGPSGFDHESAEAAGLMLDTLAVVEHSDARGLAGAHDVLRGGHEGLLLAFLGDLDEEQVAVAAAMRRRSGAAVAFVLDGEEWAPGAEQAPAIPFAERLRLLREAGWTAVPVPPGADLARVWQQAGQPGDTQPAGGGAATGFSGGWS, translated from the coding sequence ATGGCTGACGCGCAACGGGGTCCCGGTCCCCGGGGCGGCGCCGCCGGCGACACCCCGGACGACGGCAGAGGCACCCTGCGGGCGGCGATGGGCGGGCTGACCACCCGGGGCCGCTCCTTCCTGGCCGCCGGAATCGCCGCCGCGGTCTGCGCCTGGGTACTGGGCCAGGCCGACCTGCTCCGGGTCGGCATGCTGCTCGCCGTGCTGCCGCTCGTCTGCGCGGCCGCGCTCCACCGCACCCGCTACCGGGTGGTCGGCACCCGGCGGCTGTCGCCCTCGCGGGTGCCCGCGGGCTCGGAGGCGCGGGTCCACCTGAGAGTGGACAACGCCTCGCGGCTGCCCTCCGGGCTGCTGATGCTGCAGGACCGTGTTCCGTACGTGCTCGGCCCGCGGCCCCGCTTCGTGCTGGACCGGGTGGAGCCCGGCGGGCGGCGGGAGGTGTCCTACCGGGTCCGCTCGGACCTGCGCGGCCGGTATCCGCTGGGGCCGTTGCAGCTGCGGCTGGCCGACCCGTTCGGGATGTGCGAGCTGACCCGCTCCTTCAGCGCCCACGACACCCTGGTGGTGATCCCCCGTACCCAGGCGCTGCCGCCGCTCCGGCTGACCGGGGCGGCCTCCGGGTACGGCGACGGGCGTCAGCGCTCGCTCGCCCAGGCGGGCGAGGACGACGTGCTCCCGCGCGGTTACCGGCACGGCGACGACCTGCGCCGGGTCCACTGGCGCTCCACCGCGCGGTACGGCGAGCTGATGGTGCGCCGGGAGGAGCAGCCCCAGCGGGCCCGGGCCTCGGTGCTGCTGGACACCCGGCGGGCGGCCTTCCGCGGCGCCGGACCCGAATCCGCGTTCGAGTGGGCGGTGTCGGCGGCGGCCTCCGCGCTGGCCCACCTGGTGGAGCGGGGCTTCGCGGTACGGCTGCTGACCGACGAGGGCGGGGCCGTTGCCGGTGACGGCGGTCCCGACGGGTTCTCCGGTCCTTCCGGCTTCGACCACGAGTCCGCCGAGGCGGCCGGGCTGATGCTGGACACCCTCGCGGTCGTCGAGCACTCCGACGCGAGGGGCCTGGCCGGCGCGCACGACGTGCTGCGCGGTGGGCACGAAGGGCTGCTGCTCGCCTTCCTCGGCGACCTCGACGAGGAGCAGGTGGCGGTCGCGGCCGCCATGCGGCGACGCAGCGGTGCGGCCGTCGCGTTCGTACTGGACGGCGAGGAGTGGGCACCGGGCGCGGAGCAGGCGCCCGCGATCCCTTTCGCGGAGCGGCTGCGGCTGCTGCGCGAGGCGGGCTGGACCGCGGTGCCGGTGCCGCCCGGGGCGGATCTCGCCCGGGTGTGGCAGCAGGCCGGACAGCCCGGTGACACCCAGCCCGCCGGTGGCGGCGCTGCGACAGGTTTCTCCGGAGGATGGTCATGA